The following proteins are encoded in a genomic region of Chloracidobacterium sp.:
- a CDS encoding tetratricopeptide repeat protein has protein sequence MNRNLLPQFVLILCGLLLAGSASGQGLGSSNKLFGGNKTSSEKTTKPAAKTTKRPSAAKKAAPRNAPAAKKAAAMPRPRTPAVKTQVVTASDTRNSGKTPPVVTAPASTVNSEEYERLIDEGRDAQALRNYPAAEAAFSRAVKLAPRKTEAYTDLGTVFAEQQRWEDAEKAYRSALAIDKNRLDLILGLSFILTRPVMAANISERYDEAEVLARRALTIAPNNAIANDLLGTVLELRGDIGPETEAAYRKAIAADNDLAQGYAHLGRLLSKQGKREASARAYASAIEKATAIGAKFHVAETLQSESRFKEALPLLLSAVQTDPRNPTALAMLGRVQTVLGDDASAQRNLLAAIGITPDAVLPYGLLSNLYIRQGRLASAKSTLMQVKVPGGQFDKRYLASQFESLGDAFAKNNNTDGARTAYKRAAELDPQRETIAAKLARLK, from the coding sequence ATGAATAGAAATCTCCTTCCACAATTCGTTTTGATCTTATGCGGTCTGCTTCTCGCCGGCTCGGCCTCGGGGCAAGGGCTAGGCAGCAGCAATAAGCTTTTCGGCGGCAATAAAACTTCAAGTGAAAAGACAACGAAGCCCGCTGCTAAGACGACAAAACGCCCATCTGCAGCAAAAAAGGCGGCTCCGCGAAATGCTCCGGCCGCAAAAAAAGCTGCGGCTATGCCGCGACCGCGAACGCCCGCTGTAAAGACGCAAGTCGTTACTGCGTCGGATACTCGAAACAGCGGCAAGACGCCGCCGGTCGTTACCGCACCTGCCTCGACCGTAAATTCGGAGGAATATGAACGGCTGATCGACGAAGGCCGTGACGCACAGGCATTGCGAAACTATCCGGCAGCCGAGGCGGCATTTTCGCGGGCGGTAAAGCTTGCACCGCGCAAAACCGAGGCTTATACGGACCTTGGTACCGTTTTCGCCGAACAGCAGCGTTGGGAAGACGCGGAAAAGGCATATCGGTCGGCTCTTGCGATCGATAAGAACCGCTTGGATCTTATTCTCGGCCTCAGTTTTATTTTAACGCGGCCCGTGATGGCGGCGAATATCTCAGAACGTTACGACGAGGCGGAAGTGCTGGCAAGGCGCGCTCTGACGATCGCGCCGAATAATGCGATCGCGAATGACCTCTTGGGCACCGTTCTTGAACTTCGAGGAGACATAGGCCCCGAGACCGAAGCGGCATATCGCAAAGCCATAGCAGCGGATAATGATCTTGCACAAGGCTATGCGCATCTGGGCCGCCTCCTTTCTAAGCAAGGCAAGCGTGAAGCGTCGGCCCGGGCGTATGCCTCGGCCATCGAAAAGGCAACGGCGATCGGTGCAAAGTTTCATGTCGCTGAAACGCTGCAGTCGGAATCGCGATTCAAAGAAGCATTGCCGCTGCTCCTTTCGGCAGTTCAGACAGATCCGCGAAACCCGACGGCGCTTGCCATGTTGGGGCGTGTGCAGACAGTCCTCGGCGATGATGCGTCGGCTCAGCGGAATCTCTTAGCTGCGATCGGCATCACGCCTGATGCGGTATTGCCGTACGGCCTGCTCTCGAACCTGTACATACGGCAGGGAAGGCTTGCATCCGCCAAGAGTACGCTGATGCAGGTAAAAGTGCCCGGCGGCCAATTCGACAAGAGATATCTGGCGTCACAATTCGAGTCGCTCGGCGACGCCTTTGCAAAGAACAACAATACGGATGGCGCACGAACCGCCTATAAACGTGCGGCTGAACTTGACCCGCAGCGTGAGACCATTGCCGCGAAGCTGGCCCGTTTAAAATAG